One Methanobacterium formicicum DSM 3637 genomic window, ATAGGTAAATCATTGATTAACAAAAAGATAGTTATGAAAATTGCTTGGGCATTCACCGGAGCCGGCCACCTGCTCTTGGAAAGTGTGGAAACACTGGAAAAAGTTGCAGGGAAACATCAGGTCACTGTGCTGCTTTCAGGTGCTGGTGAAGAAGTGCTGAAGATGTACGGTCTTTTTAACCGTGTTAAAGCTGTTACCGGCGGTTATTATCAGGAACTGGTTCTGGAAAAAGACCAGATGTGGAGTTATCCCATATCCGGTCGTTTTTCCCTGGGAAGATATGACCTGTTGATTGTTTCCCCCACCACTTCCAACACCATTGCCAAACTGGTGCACGGAATCGCAGACAGCCTGGTGACCAATGCAGTAGCCCAATCAGGTAAAGGAAAAATAAAAACC contains:
- a CDS encoding dihydromethanopterin reductase (acceptor), whose protein sequence is MKIAWAFTGAGHLLLESVETLEKVAGKHQVTVLLSGAGEEVLKMYGLFNRVKAVTGGYYQELVLEKDQMWSYPISGRFSLGRYDLLIVSPTTSNTIAKLVHGIADSLVTNAVAQSGKGKIKTLLVPVDMESGDLETVLPSKLELDLCQNCSTCEAAAACPPDAITPGVEINLLKCQGCAACQLACPYGAVSGGSIITIHMREIDVENTRKLHQLEGVEVLKDPSEILTHF